A genome region from Defluviimonas aquaemixtae includes the following:
- a CDS encoding DUF1330 domain-containing protein, with translation MSETKSALWIAHVSVTDDEAYGRYAAAATSIIAKHGGVFLARASRYQQFEGKDRARNVVARFPSFEAAVSCYNSPEYQEIAKIAKAAADRDLVVVEES, from the coding sequence ATGAGCGAGACGAAATCGGCACTGTGGATCGCGCATGTGAGCGTCACCGATGACGAAGCCTACGGACGCTACGCGGCGGCGGCCACTTCGATCATCGCCAAGCATGGCGGCGTTTTCCTGGCTCGCGCAAGCCGCTACCAGCAGTTCGAGGGCAAGGACCGGGCTCGCAACGTTGTGGCGCGCTTCCCGTCATTCGAGGCGGCGGTGAGCTGCTACAACAGCCCCGAATATCAGGAGATCGCCAAAATCGCCAAGGCGGCTGCGGACCGCGACCTCGTGGTGGTCGAGGAATCCTGA